In Falco rusticolus isolate bFalRus1 chromosome 7, bFalRus1.pri, whole genome shotgun sequence, the DNA window GgggcaggagagagaagagagccCAGTTCCTGGCATGCGGAGTGACTCACCTGAGCGTGAAgagcagcagccgcagcagcagctgccgggTATGTGAAGGCAGCATGGGGGATGGCAGGGGTTAGCTCCGTAGTGTACAGTGGGTAGGGAGCCCATGCTTCTGGGGATGCTGGAATAAGAGCCGCTCCAGTCAGGTCATCTAGAAGGGAGGAGACAAGGTGACAGCATCTCAGTAGCTGGCCCCAATGGCCCACTTCAGGGCCAGGCTCTGGCTTCCCAACCCCAAACTAAAGCTTTGCACTGCCATTTCAGTGAGGTATGAAGTTTAGCaccctgcagcatctctgctgacagcagatCTTCTGGCCTCCCAGCCTTGCCAGGAGAGGCCAGGAACATGCTCCACcactgctcagcaccctgcacaGGCTTTGGGCAGGCTGACTCACACGTGCCACAgagggctggtgctgcaggacagcaggcCATGAGGCAGAGTTCTCAGCACCACGTTacagctgcccagccagcctcagcagggctgctcgCCCCACGACTCATACTCTCGGCTTCCCACCTAACAATGGTTTGAAGGACTTATTGTATCACTTGAACTACCAAAACCAACTCCGCTCTCCCAACACTTCCAGTGTTGGCCAGAAACCTTATCAGATGCCTGTTACTCTCCTGCAACCCTAACATGCTGGCCTTCCTGCACCAGGCATATTTCAGGCCAAAGCATACATGGGTATGGTTTCCTTCCCACCCTAGCAGCATTCCCAGGGTTGGACATCTCTCAGGTTGGGCCAGCCATGACCTCAAAGTCCCTCCCAGCATACTCACAGGGGTCCCGTGCAATGAAGTGTGCACCCAAGGCAGGGTGGATATTGGTGGGGTTTGGTGTGGCCATCAGCTTGCTCTTGGCCATCTTTGTGTTGGCTTTAGCAAACTCTAACCGCAAGGTCTGGGGGTTCTCTGGGTCAAAGCGGATGCCCTGtcacagaagaaagcacaggAATCTCTCAGAGGTGAGGTTTCCAGTTCAAGCACAGGATGTGTCTATTCATGGAGCAAAGCCCAACCAGGGAACCAAGGCCATCACCCTGCAGTCACATGCCCAGAATTTTGTCACCTCATGGCAACACGAGCTCCCACATGCTTGTATTTATGTTTAGCTGGCCTAGGACCACTGCTTCCAACATGAGGGACACTGTTCTGCTCCTTACATGCAGTTCACCAAGCAGCATAGCAGTGATGGCTACCAGCACTGGTCAGGAAATATCtgtctgctggagctgggatAACCCCATCAATATGAGGGCTCCTATATCTACTGCCAGCCTGGGCAGAGACCCTAGCACATGCCCCACTGCCCAGGGCAAGGTCTACAGCAGAGCAGAATCAGATCAGCATGTCTTGGTGCCTTGATCCCACTAACTTCTGCAGGCCCATGTGGGGTGGAGATAGTTTTGGGTATGCCTGCCACACTGACCATTCTCACATCTTTTTCTTGAGCTGGGGCAGTTTGGAAATGCTGTGAATGTGCTGAATAGCCTGTACCACACAGCTTTGGCCCTActtcacaaacagcagcacaggactgCACCATCCTTCCCTTCTGAAGGACAGACCTCCTGGCTGCAGAGGTCCTGACAGGCCAGAGTCCAGGACAAGGACCTGCTCTGCTGAACTGCCATACACTTTTCTTCAGGGCATTTGATAAGCCAGGCTTTAACAAGGCTACTAGCACCAAGCAAGTCCTATGGCCACATGATGGGCCAGCTTTGCGGTGAGCCTGCTTCACTACCCACATACCCTGTGAGCTTGACCTAGAGCTTCAAAAAGCTCACGCTAACACAAGTAGTGCTCCACATGCCTTAGTAAAGAATTGCAGTGCGTCAGCCGGTACCCCCTGTGCCTCTGCATGCCTGGGAACCACCTATGCCCCCAACGCCTCTCTTCTCTGGGGAACCAGTCCCCCACAGACAAGACGACCTGCCTGCTTCAGGTACTCCAAGCCAAGCTCAAGTCAAGCAGTCAAGCCAAGATAAGCGCCCACCTGCagacagcaggaggaaaagctcCTTAAAGAGCAGCTCTGGCCACACATCACCACACAGAGGTAATCCATACTCATTTGAGCAAGGCAGGCGTGTGTCTCCATCTTCAGCTCCtcccagggaggagagggagcaCTAAACAGATAAGAGATAGGATCCACAGCCTGGATCCTgttgccagcagccagctgttGAGTAAGGAGGTACATGCCAACTTGAGGAAAGAAGTAGCTGTTCTTTCCCATACCCTCAGAGGCCCTCAAGCAGTCTTCCAGCAGTCAGAAATTATACCTACACTAAGTGTGGGACAGTTTGCATCCATTTTCTTAGGCTGACGTCAGCCTTTAAACAGCTTTCCTACTTCCCTGGTGAGATGCTGCAGAAGCATTTAGCTTCCATACTCAAGGACACAGCTGAGACACCTTGATCCTTCCTGTGCGATGGACAAGCCAAGCACCACTCTAGCCCACTGCTCCAGGTCTAGCTACAGCAGGGCACAtggcccccagccctcccagcacaTCAGGTACTCACATTCAAGGCGTTCTTTGCTGCTTCAGCACCAGCCCGGCTGTCAAAGGTCACAAAGCCAACTGGCTAGAAGAAATAATGCTGATTTCAGTTTGGAAGCCTCTTCCAGCTCCTCAGACTACCCTGCCACCCCCTCTGCCCCAGACAGCTTAcggaaagcagaagcagagggcCTCAAACAGAGCTTGAAGGGTCTTGGGTCATCAGGCCAAGATTCCTGCTCTGTCTGCTCCCACCACAGCAAGACACTTTGGTATTCCTACATGTGGGGGACACTGCTCATCCTGGTAGTCCCCAGCAAGGGTACCTCTTGCCCACTAAGGGAACTACTGCCTTGATTAGGATGGCCTGGGGACAGTTTCTGGCAGCACAGTGTTTAAGATTGAAGCATCGGGTCTCACTGAGCCCATGTGGTCCTGGGCAGCAATAGAAGATACAGAGCCATTCAGCACATGCTGAGAGCTTGGGGCTGGCCAGGACAGTGGAGGTGAGCAGAACCCAGCTGTATACATGGCACTGAACACAGACAATACTTTACATAGCAAAACAGTATctgtccctcctcccctcccagcatGCCTGGTTTTctagcaaaagctgaaaataccCAAGCTGGAAGAAGGAGATACCTGCTTTGAAGTTAGCTTGATCAGTGACCCTTCATAAccctgcagaagggaagaaaggcaaGTCAGTGTCAGGTTCCTGAAGGAGCCAAGCTACAAGAGAGACACAACATGACAGCTCTAGGAGCTCCTGTAGCACCAAACCCTTCAGAAGGCAGGGTCTGCAGCAGGAGTAGGTATGCTaacacttttctttcccaaCAAAGGAGGAGACAGATTACACTAAGGGCAGAGTGGCTACCTTAGCTAGTCCATTCTGGCCCTTTGGGAAGAAATCCCCTTTTCTAGCTCTTCACCAAGCTACTAAGATGAGGACCCTGCCTGGCTAGTGCCTAGAGAACAGAGAGCACCCTGTGCTAGGACAGTGCACACAAGAGAATCCCACTTTCCCCAAGGACAGCCTATGTGGCAATCCAGTGAAGGACGGACAGTTAGGGGATCAGGACACATCCATCCTCAGGGAAGGGCTGGCCCAGTTGGGCAGCAGGGCTTACCAAGCAGCCTTCACTGAACTCGGAGGCAGCATGATTTTAACAACAGGCGCCAGGGAAGGTTACCCAGCTGAGTACAAGCCAGGGGCTACCTACCATGCTGGTTTCATACCAGGTTCCCCAAGCTTTCACAGGAGGCCTACCTTCCTACTTCATCCTTGTTTCTGCTCTGACAGAGATCTTTGCTGCAAGGTTTGCCACACGACTGCATCTTTCCCACCAAAGACCATGTCTGAAGACCTTCTTACCTTGAACGGTCGGAAGAGTAGGTAGAGCTCTCTGGGCTTGATATCCACAGGAAGGCCACTGACAAACAGCGTACGTACCTAGGAGAGGGGTCAACGAGGTCTACTGAGAGGAGATGCTTAGTACCAAAGCAGGAGTACAGAGCACAGTTCGGAAGTTAGGTGCAATAAGAGTAGGACACCTTGCAGGCACTGACCCTTCCTACATTAAAGGAGCACTGCCCAGGATAACACAGCCAGACCTTTCCTCCCTGCCACAAAGGATTTAGACCTTTGTGAAAACTCAGTCTCTAGCAGAATAGTCTGGGTTGCTTAAGGCACAGACACCAGCCCTACAGCCTGACTGGACCTTGATGACTAAAACTTGAAAAGACTGCTAAAAGACCATACACTGCCAAAAATACCAAGTTTGACACATATCAAAGGTCCAGAGGAAACCAGTATAAACCCCAGTTGTCTGTCTAGCTTTTCCTACAGATAACACACTAGATCTCCTTTCTTTAGCCTATCCTGGCACTTCAGCCACTGATTCAAAGACAGCcttcaatttgaaaaaaatacctcaCACCTTTTGACTCCTGCAACAGCCCTAGATCATCATTGTTAGGATGATTTTTGGGTCCATCCTAGCTCCTTCACCCACACACATCAGACCATTCAGAAACTGCTCCCAAACAGCTCTTACAGTGTTAGTTCTGTTGTGCCCAGCCAaaagccagctgtgctgcaccaAGGCCATGTAGGCTGCTCCTCTTCCCAAGCTACAGAAGTCATGTACCAAGTCCAAATTCACTCAGCATGTATAAGCAAAAATATGGTACCAGAGGAAGATTCCAATAGATAATCTGTTGAAATATCTCTAATAGTTCACGTGAAGTTGTGCTTACTAAGGCATAAACATTACAGCATATCAACTGAGCACCAAAGCAGGGAAGTTTCTCCTGTTTACAGGAGAAAGAACACGCCTCCTTGAGCTCCTGTGGCCAAGACAGTCCTGCCAGGGCAGAGACATACCCTTCATATCAACTCAAGGGGCAGCTTAAGCCCTCCAGGACAGACAGTGATCATAGAGTCTTGGGATCCTCTGCTCTCTGTGCATGCTGAGACTAAGGGCTACCACCACCCCATGAATACCCCAGCAGGCTGCTATCACCCCCCTTGGTGTGCAGAGCCCTTCTCTAGCCTGGCATCTCtcaaagctgctgcagaatgTGACCACTGAGCATCCTTTCCTCCAACACTGGCATGCttcccatctcctccccagTTCCTCTGCATGGACAGCCCTACCATACACCCCAGCTTTTTCTTTGCCCTGTCAAGGGAAGCAGGATGCTATCTGGACCACTCCAGAAACACTTCCCCTGCCCAGGCTCAGTCTCACAGTCCCCCCACCTGGCTCAGCCCCTTATCTGATGCATCACTCCAGGGCCACCTCATGCCCAGACAGAGCTGGCAATGGCACTCTCTCAGCTTCCTGGCTGCCTTTAAGACTTTGGCGCTTGCGCTTCAGCATGAGCTACATGGAGCACCTGCAGTGCATTCCCAGAAGACACACGGCCATCTCTTGCAGGACTGTGCAGAGTGTGGTGGCACGTATCTGCCTCAGCCATGCGAGAGCACCATCCCTTTTCAATATTTCAGGATCTGAGTGTGCTCAGACCCCAGAATGGATGTTTCTTCCAAGCAGATAGAAATCTGCATCCCTGCAGAGTCTCTAAATGGTCCTGTGATGTGTTGCTAAGTAAGTCCTTACGACAGGCGTGACAGAATGGAAGATGCACAGTTGCTCAGGGAAAGGCAACTACTCTGAGCCCTTAAAACAGCCAGAACAGAGCAACACAGGTGCTAGGAAAGCTCTTTGTCAGAGGTCAAGAGCTCCTAATGCCAGCCCCACAAGTGGCTGCCAAGGACAGGAGCAAGAGACCTTCTCTCACAAGCTAAAAGCTTCCCTTGGCCTCCAGGTCCTGTCTGTCACCATACACAGCATTGGAAAGGGGATCCCAGCCAACCCACAGCACCTGCCAAGGGCTGGCATCACCCCAAGGAAAGCCTGGGCAACTCCAAATACCACCAACTAACATCTTGCAACAAGGTTTCCCCAAGGACCTCAAGATGGACCGAGGAAGGTCTCTGCTCAGAAGAGCTTGTCAGAAGCAATGAAACCAAGTGGTTGGTTTTCTGAGATCTCTGCAATTCAGCACATCCATAAGTGATCTagaaaaaggggaaagcaaGACTAAGTCATTCAGGGAAGGGAGGGCAAGGCTGGTGAGAGACCAGAGCAATACATTCAAGGGGCAGAGTGAGATCACTTCTGAGATCAGGTGTGAACATGGGATCAGCAACaatcagaaagcaaaggtgATCAGGAGTCCAgcctcctccctctgctcctaGAAAGAGGAAACCACTGATTAGGGCAAGAGGGTCTGGATGAGCATCTTCCAGTGTATTAACTGAATTGGGACTCTCCAGTCACCCCTTTGCAGGCTAAGTCCTGCAGGCTTTTAAAGGCCACCAGGACCACCCAGGGCTAATGAATCCAGGCTTCCAGCCCTTGCACTCAACATGCCAAGACAGGGCAGGCTTCTGCTTAAGTACATTTGCCCTGCTTTAACTCCCTGCCACCAAATCCCAGATCCATGTAGCTATCCAGCCTCCCcacaaagcagctggaaaagccacaggacaaaaaagaaaaatgtgtacaTCTCTCTACATCTATCTCCACCCTGGGCTAGATCAGGAACTGCCTGGACCAAACTGGATGTTCAGCAGGAGCTTGAAGATACAGCAGAAAGATCTCCAGGAATGCTCACTCTTAGCCTCTGCTACCAACCACTCAAAATGTGATACCAGGTGAGAGCAATTCCATCTCACCCAGGACAACTGGTCTTAAccagacacacatgcacagagagAAGCAGGGCAGTGGGGTAAGGAGCAGCTCTTGCCTAAGACAGCCCAGCAGGGTCACACAGCTGGAGGCCCTGCAGAAAAtgctttcccttccccatccctgccccctTTGGGGATGTCCCCAGTCCAAATACCTGGCAGAGATGGAGGATGTGGGGACAGGGTGCACCTCTCCAGGGGCTGCATGGCCACCCAGAGGGACAGGGTGCTTTGCGGAACAGGAGAAGGACAGCCAACCTAAATTTCCCCTGATACAGTGCAGCTCTGCTAATTGCTTTAACGATCAGCTGTGCACAGTTATGGGCTGCTTGGATGGAGGTTGGAGCAGGCTCAGCCCCACTGGCACCCAGGCTGGTGGCTCACTATGTCATCTTCCCCCAGGTAAGGTGGGATGGGCTCACCACTCATGGTGACGGGACACCACAACATCCCATCACTGTGTCCTACCTGGGCGAACCCCCCCAaccttcctctccctgcaggtTTTCCCCAAAAAGCTTGTGGCCTTCTCCACCTGGATTGACAGGACCCGCTGGGCACACAACACCTGGGCCATGGAtgccatcatcatcatcaccaccatGGCAGACATGTGCCAGGAGGGACAAGACCATCTAAGCCATCTCAGAAAGGAAGGATCCCAGCATAGCCTCCCACTcagaagggagagagggagggacaAGGACAAACCCATTCAGTGTTCAATTTGTCATGGCTTTAAAGCAGTCCTTACACAGCTGTGTCTCCCAGAAGGGACACACACCTAGCAAGCATAGCCAGGTACTTAGCACCAAGGCTTTAAAGAAGCCAAACAGCAACACTGCCTGTTACTGCCTGTTCCTaccacagccccagcactgccaggaggTCAGCATGGATTTTACAGCATCCACATCTCCTGGCcacatctgcttttaaataagaGCTCTTGAAAGGGAGTCCCAAGCAGAGCCAGacactgccctgcagcccagaaggGTCAAGCTATGTCAGAAACATAGGTGCAAAGGCACAAGTACCCACCTCCAGCGAGGCCGCTCTGGTAGGTCTCCAGCACTGAGCTTTTGTTAACAGACAGCTCTGAATCCTCCCAGAAGCCAGCAAGGCTgaccctccctcctgcctgatCAGCCCTATTGCTGCATTACCTACAGCCCTGCTTATGCTCAGCTGTGGCCGCTGTAGCCCCCCAAAATTGGCCAGGTCCCAGGGCCATGCTCACAGCACCCAACACACACAAGCCTTTACCACCAGCTATTAGGAAACACCTGAGGCCAGCTACAGCAGAAGCATGCCCC includes these proteins:
- the RBPMS2 gene encoding RNA-binding protein with multiple splicing 2 gives rise to the protein MSNLNKDTEHTNGSGNVEEEVRTLFVSGLPVDIKPRELYLLFRPFKGYEGSLIKLTSKQPVGFVTFDSRAGAEAAKNALNGIRFDPENPQTLRLEFAKANTKMAKSKLMATPNPTNIHPALGAHFIARDPYDLTGAALIPASPEAWAPYPLYTTELTPAIPHAAFTYPAAAAAAAALHAQMRWYPPSEATQQGWKSRQFC